The Macadamia integrifolia cultivar HAES 741 chromosome 4, SCU_Mint_v3, whole genome shotgun sequence genome contains the following window.
TAGATTATTTTATTACATATCTCTTGACCTTTTCTTTTATCGTTTATAGCATGTCTTGTGGTTCTAATCCTGTGGGTAAGCGTAGAtgatgcagatatggctgcccttttttggttggaccagcatgaccggctttggaagccaagagccaagaagaaccggtccagcccagggttttggtccaacaagtgttggaaataaaattagtagtttacttagtattttatttcatgcttttagtttccagacttgaacgtaggagtaggatttatttccttgctttggtttcctttttatagttgcttcctagtttaggctagtttccattccagttacgtttctaatttcatgttcctattgtcctatatattagttgtaatcgatggaagatttagagagcaatttgattattgaatgaatgtgttagTGTAAACCTTCTATTCCCCCTCTTTACTctgatttcccttcccttccctaaggttctccatcaacttggtatcagagccgaaggatcctctcCTTCGTTCTCCCTCCTTGTTCCATTCCTTTCCCTTCCCATCAACCTGCTCTTTCCTTCCCATCTTCTCCCTATTCTCTCTTCCGGTTTCTGTCGAGACAGAGaacaatcatttaaaaaaaaaaagtgctgtTGAAGCAGTCAACCAAACCCAACTCCATCGATCCCATTCCACCCATGACCCTCCGATCGAACCCTCACTTTCGACCTAGggtttcataaaagaaaaatcatagtAGAACTTCAAACCCATCTCTTTTGGCTCCCTACAAAAACCCACCCCTTTGattcccaacaaaaaaaagctccaccgcctcctctttccctttctccacTCAATCGAACTCTCCCCTTAGGTTCTGATaacaaccaacaaaaaaaaaaaaatccagaccCGCCAACCGCCTTCTCTGTCATCCGcggcagccaaaaaaaaaaaaaaaagaaccaagaagaacagacggagagaagaaagaagaagaaaagaagacgagatgagaagagagaggcAGCGACATACCTGAGTTGAAGCCGTCGTGAGTCACCCATCCCTTCATCGGAGTCGCGACGTCTCCCTCCTCCTTCGCCGAACTCCCACTGCTGGTTCCATCTCCCAGAAGGAGACACCTCCTTGGTCGGTAAAACCCACCCCCACGATTCCCcttttgttccttttcttttatttatcttttatttcctaaaatacccctccctttctcctttattccccttttgtcccatatatttttatttccaaatcaaaccccTATCCCACACGTGATTGATATACCTTTTTGTGGTTTAGTttgaactttaaaaaaaaaaaaccattctgTCCCTGCCCTTTAAGTGTctagttatttactattctaccattattctttgagtgctattttgttactcatcaccatggtagccaatagtgaagttgttcaacagctgaattcctataaaggagaaacttatacaaaatttgatgccctcactaacatggtcacgtccctaaagacaatggtggaatctatgcaagtttctattgatcgtttggtgacagcagataaaggaaagagtcccattcagtctggggattcttccaacaccactccacaggatctgccagtaacaccaccaccaccaccacatcatacaccaccaccaccacctccaccacctccaccaccatatgggaccGGTAGACATGATGGAGCAGAAAAagcagcaaaactggatgtccttgatttttatggaggcaataatccagaattgtaccttgactggattcacagtttagatacattcttcagatggtacgggttgactgaggctcgaaagatcctatttgcagaggccaaactgaaaggcacggctcgagtctggtggatcaagcaacaacaacagaaccgaatccgaggcattgggttggtcactacttgggctgaaatgtatgaagtcatgaatcggcgattcttgccttctgattacaagcaacgcatgcatctcaggtttgcacagttgaaacaagagaatttgaccgttgaagagtatgttgctagattttattatttggccactcgttctgactttgagtgggatgaagaagtcttagtggcccaatttcgcaatggtttgcaccctcaacttagtgctgcccttgcatctagtcgactacctacaatggaagacgtcgtacaagtagcatatcaggttgaggaaagtctgaaacgcccatataaccggagaaattttgcagatactttttctcgaggtactagttccgtttggcaacagtctcctacccaagagaggtcatctagcaagccacaggcaagtgctacatctatggcttcttcacgacctagtcggccgtattctccacctcgacatgtttctgaaatgtcatcttcacggcctactcgcccatattcaccccctcggcgtggttcagataaaccttctgattcttcaaaatttacagttcggtgctactcatgccatggatttggacatatcagtgcccaatgtcccagccgtttggttgcttttattgataaggattctcctataccatatattcccgaagagcaacttggttctgacacagttgatttaagagaagagcgtgcaacaggtgaagtcaatgacactctcagtgacgatgaccaacatcctttttatgtcattcgtcatgtgttgaccactcaaaaggccactgaaaatgaagattggcgccgcagtagtatttttcagaatcgtgtgaagtgcaatgatcagttgctaaccttggtcattgatggaggcagttgcactaatgttgtctctgaagacgctgttcgtaaactgggattgaatacagaaccacatcctaatccttacaaggttgcttgggtgaacaacactaatctcaaaatcatagataagtgcttggtcacatattctattggtggatttaaggatacagtccaatgtgatgtcctccctctgaaggtgtgccatatccttcttggttgaccttggttgtttgataagaaattacagcattgtggctatgccaatacctatgccttcaagcatgccaacaagactatgaagtttcatcctgccaaagatctccctaaaattaagctcaagaagatggtgggatcattccttattcagcgtattccttcagacggtctcctcggtccttttcctaactcgacggagtcgagttcttttcagaggaggagagttgatgcagatatggctgccctttcttggttggaccagcatgaccgactttggaagccaagagccaagaagaaccggtccagcccaaggttttggtccaacaagggttggaaataaaattagtagtttacttagtattttatttcatgcttttagtttccagacttgaacgtaggagtaggatttatttccttgccttggtttcctttttatagttgtttcctagtttaggctagtttccattccagttatgtttctaatttcatgttcctattttcctatatattagttgtaatcgatggaagatttagagagcaatttgattattgaatgaatgtgtgaatGTAAACCTTCtattccccctctctactctaatttcccctcccttccctaaggttctCTATCAGTAGATTTAGATTTGCATCATGGAACATCGGTTCATTGACTGGTAAGAGTATGGAGTTGATTGATGTTATGAGGAAAAGAATGATGTTGCATGTATTCGAGAAACGAGATGGAAATGTAATATAACTATGGGGTTGGACGACTTCAAGCTATGGTACTTGGGAAATGAATGTGGGAGAGGGGGAGTGGGAGTAATAGTTGACAAAGATCTTAATAATGACGTTGTGGACATTAAGAGACTTGGAGATATAGGATCTCGCCATTAAATTGGTGCTTGGTGATGAGATTTTTAACATAGTTTGGGCTTATGCGCCCCAAACAAGGCTTGATGACAAGATTAAGGTACAATTCTGGGAGCATATGGATGAAATAATGCAGGGTCTTAATCAGAGGGAGAAAATTATTATTGGTGGGGACCTTAATAACCATGTGGGCAAGAACTGTAGAGGTTACGAAGAGGTGCATGGATGATATGGAGTCGGGGAGAGGAACGCAGAGGGGACCTTAGTGTTGGACTTTGCAATAGTATATGACCTTTGTATTGCGAATaccttttttgagaaaaaagaagcacATTTAGTGACTTATAAGAGTGGAGTGCATGCAAGCCAAAttgatttctttatgactagaagatTTGATAGGTTGCTTtgtaaagattgtaaggttatactAGGAGAGAGTTTAACTACACAATATCCACAGGTGATCATGGATATGCAGTTTAGTATGAGGCAACATAAGAAGGTGACGCACTTATGTCCTAAAATAAATTGGAGGCGACTATGTGGAGTGCCCCTAAAATCCTTTTTCTGAGAAAGTGTTCGAACAAGGCAAGTGGGACTGTGCAGGAAATACTAACGAGATGTGGACTGCAATGACGACTAGCATTAAGGAGGTGGCTAAAGAGGTTTTAGGTTTAACTAAGATTGGAAGACATACCCCTAAAGAGATATAGTGGTGGAACAACGAGGTCCAGGTtgccattaagactaagaatgattgttttaagacttggcaGAGGACTAACGAAACTGATGATAGAGCAAGATATCATACAACTAGGAATGAAGCTAGGAAAATTGTGGGGAAAGCTAGGGCAAATAAATATGATGATTTATATGAAAACCTTATTAcaagggagggagaaaaagagatctATAGAATAActaaggaaaggaaaaggatGAGCAGGGATTTGGACCACGTCAGATAAAAGTGAGGATAGTAGAGTATTGGTACAGAATGAGGATATTATGAGGAGATGGGGTGATTATTTTTATAACCTATTGAATGGAGATGTTGTGACTGATAGGGTGAACTTAGATGTGGAGGGGGGTGGCCATGAAACCAATACACCTGATGGGCATTTATGGCAAGTTGGTGAAATCGAGGTTAAAGAGGCCATGTGAAGGATGAATATAGGTAGAACTACGGGGCCAGATGAGATCTCAATCAAAGTATAGAAGAGCTTGGGAGGACATGGGGTGTCTtggttaaccaagttgtttaacaaaattttgagtaCTAAATCTATGCTgaatgagtggaggagaagtaTTATGATGCCGATTTATAAGAACAAAAGGGATGTACaaaactgcaataactatagaggcataaaacttatgagccacACCATAAAACTATGGGAAAAAGTTATTGAAGTCCACCTAAGAAAGGAAACCAAGGTATCGGAGAACCAATTCGGTTTTATACCAGGGAGATCCACAACAGAAGCTATTTACCTCCTAAGGCGACTTATGGAAGTTTTTAGAGCCCACAAAAAGAACTTCCATAtgatctttattgacctagagaaagcaTATGACAGAATATCGAGAGAGCTAATTTGGTATGTcttaaagaagagaagaggtaaGATCAATTATGTAGATATAATTAGGGACACTTACGAGGGAGTGGTGACGAGTGTCAAAACGACAGAGGGGCAATGTAACGAATTCCCaatcacaattgggttacaccaaggatTTGCTCTAAGtctttatttgtttgcactcattATAGATGACTTAACTAGGCACATCTAAGACTCGATTCCGTGGTGTATACTATTTACTGATGAAACTGTGGATGAAATTAATACTAAcctggagctatggagatcaagcttGGAGTCAAAAGATTTTAGGTTAAGCAGAACGAAGACAAAATATATGACGTGCCCCTTCAGTCAAtctagaggaggggagggagtggtgaaCTTGGGGAACATGAATTACCCAGGAGGGATTGTTTTAAATACCTAGGGtctatcattgacaaagagagggatatagaggatgatgttgcccataggattaaagtgggtGGATGAAGTGGCGAGGTGCGTCAGGAGtgttatatgacaaaagaatgcctattaaactcaaaggaaaattttataagacaGTTATTCGACCAGTTATGGCGTATTGAGCGGAATGTTGAGCAGTTATTCGACCAGTTGTGACGTATGAAACTGAGTGTTgtggagatgagaatgttgagaggcctGTGCCGTAAGACCAGGATagatagggtaaggaatgaacgtattataaatgatttgggggttgcaccaatccaagacAAACTCTGTGAGAgtcgattgaggtggtatggccacgTTCAATGAAGACCTTTGGAGGCCCCAGTAAGGAAAAGTGACCGGATCCATTTGGAGGGAGCTAGGAAAAGGTAGGGGTAGGCCAAAGATGACTATTAATGAAGTGGCCTGAAACGATATGCAAAGTGTAGGGCAcgatcctagtatgacttcggatagaaTTTCGTGGAGGGTAAGGACCCATGTTGCCGACCCCTTATAGGGGGTGTTTCCATGATGCGTCTCTCTATATTGCTCtaccttcttctattatttcccaagtttattctttttaatctctcttttgcttctttactttttattttttatattggatccatgtagccgaccccatttagttgggataaagttatgattgttgttgttgttttttctaAGAAAGAATTGGGAATTACCTTGGATTGGTCCCAGCCAATCTTGAGTtaactctgtgtgtgtgtgtgttggttGGGGGCAAGgatagaattttatttatttttggtacagAGAATAGAATTACTGGATCTGTATAAATACATCGCTGCTAACGCCACCAAGTAGCAGTGGGATATACAGTTGGACAAAGTGCCATGAGCCAGCGACAGGCATAGCGGGACCGGATTGCATTGAGCATGCACGGCCATTGAAGACAGTGGGACCGAAATGGATAAAGAGGCGAGAGACGCAGAGACGGGGACGTGATGACACTTGCAGGTAAGTGGCTAAAGAGCTGGCCACGACGGAGTATTAGTAATGGAAGTGGAGAGAGATAAGCAAAGCACAACCTAATCTCAAAACTCCCACTCTCCTTGGGCGAAGCAATTGACCCAGCTGAGTCTTATCTTTTGAAGATAGAGGTAAATCCATGCTGGGATTGCTGCTTCTCTTTTGGCCCTTCACTTGGATATCTATGGATAAACAACCCCACCATCTTCCCTACCCAAACCCTTCCTTCCTTCATGTTACTACTGCTTAAATAGGTAAATACTGTCACCCCTAACAAATATCTCTGCTTCCCagtcctctctccacttctGCCTCTTGCACTTTTTCATCTTTTGTTTGCTTGCTCTTCTCTTGGATTCTtattcctttcttcctctttcttctaaTTATATAATGTTTTGTCCACTTCCATTACATattaattagagagaaaaaggaaataagagGTATCAGCACTATGTGTCACAACCACCACTTCCCTTGTTTGTGTTGCCATCCAAATGACTACATTCGAATGGTAAGCGACAATGGCACCCCCGCCCCATCCACCAAGactagaagagagagaaagagagactgtgGAATCTTTACTTTGTCTTTATAgtgttctttcctttttcaacaGTATTTTTGGATTATTGAATGCTTCTGCATGGAGATACAGGTTCAACATCTGATAGAGAGGTGCCTGCTCCTTCGCATGAGTAGAGATGACTGCATTGAAGCTCTTGCAGAGCATGCTAGCATCCGCCCACTTATCACTCTTactggtctctctctctctctctctctctatctatctatctgtTTGTGTGCGTGTGTGGTATCAAGGAGTTATTGGTGCTTGCAGTGTGGAAGGAACTATTCAAAGAGAACAGACAATTCTTTCAAGAATATTTTGATGCTGTTTCTCCAAGGCCTTTCAATTTCAATGGTAAGTCCAACCACAAAGATCCCCACCAAATGTTATGCCGAAAACCCTTTTTCAGGCAACATTGACCCTGCATCAGCTCTACTTTTGAAGGCTTTGCACTAGAAATTCATCTGGCCGGGATGTCAAATTAAGTGAAAATCTTGTCCCAGAAACCCAAATAGTAATTTGATCTTTACACTTAAGGGAGTTTACCCACAtgccccctcccccttcttcaaAGAAATCTCTACATTTCTAGATAGTGAAATAGTATGAAACTTTTTAAGTTTCTCTTTGAGAGGCTCTAGAATTCTATTTTTCACCTCTCCCaaagagggggagaggggatagaaaagaaaagagtttcATTTGGTATTAAAGTTGCTTATTTCCTTATTGTTTTCACTATTGGGGTACTTGTTAGTAATTGAACTTTGCATGTGATCTCTTCAGGTAGAACTGTTGAAAGGGTGTCGAGATTTAGTAGGAGGACGCCATGGAAATGAAAGAAACAGATTAAATGCCACTCCTCTCATATAAAACATTataaaaaatttgtattttcttcttctctcccttttAATTATTAAGTGACTTATTCTTGATAGCTTAAGTTAGTTGAGGAACAACATCAGATGTGTTTAGTATACAAAATAAGAAGTCCTGTACTGCAAAACTTAAAGCCTGTATCAAGTTGGATATGAGAAATATTATAAGTCATCTAGTTAATTTCTTGGAAGTATCCTCTCCTAACTGATCAAGAACATGAACATCCAGCACCCTACTTGCAAGTGTATTATTCTTGTCAAGTATATTATTCTTGTCAAGTGTACTTAAAGCTGCTATTAACGGTGAAAGACACATTTAATCAGCGCATCATACTATCTTTATCCCGCTACTGGAAGGTAACCGAGGTGGGATTATCCCCCAACACTTCCCCTCACATGGCACTTGATATTTTAGGCGCTAGTTCAATTAGCTTAGCCAACGAGAAGAACGACAAGTACAACTGCACTAACAGATCCGCACGGTCGTCTCTCCGCCGTGTTCTCATACGGTAGAAAAATGGTATGATCCGGGTAAGCCCGTCCTCGTAAGAGCGATGGGCACAGGTACTGAGGAATAACTCGAACTATTGGAGGGAGAGATTCACGGGTAAATGACGTAGTGATTGACATAGTGAGAGACTTTAGGGTAACCGATGTGGGAGTATTCTCTCAACCGAAGGATCCGGTCATGGTCTACAACCTCTAGTGTGCAGCTTGGGCCTATGTTTCTCCCCTCAACACACGCATGAACTAGGTTTGATTAAATAAAACAGAAGCTGAAATGTAGCAAAAGTACTAATGATCCTGGGTCCTCCATGAACCAAAAAGATGAACCAAATGGCTCTTCACTACCTTAGGAAATAAACCCTATTTCAGTGATACATTTCGAAGAGCATCCATCTACTTAGTTGCTGTAAAGGGCAAATGCAGGATACCTTCAATCTctaaaaagagaacaaaattaAAAGCTTTCCTTTCTTGGCCATCTGTAATGGCCATTTCACTTCAAGGTTGTCTTCCCCTGTATAGAATGCCTCTTGGCCCTTCTTTCACGAAAACCTTTGCTTTGCACATCGACCTGAAAAAATATGTTCACCATAAAGAGAAGTGAACCCACCTGTTTCACTAACAAAATACCTCAAAAACATAAGATAAAGCAAGTTCAATAGTAAATTCTGTAACCCAAAAAGGCTATTGGTTCTGGGAGTGGATCAGGTCCTCCTCTCATACGGGGTTGATCCATACAGATGGAATCGACCAAAATGGAAACCATATCCACATTCATTGTTTCTCAACTCCTTATAACCCAGCTCAAAGTCTCAAATAGCAttccaaaagagagaaggaTTCTTGCTCTTTTCTGGCCAGTtgtttgaaaaagaaaagaaaagaaaaagctagATCTTACAAATAATAAAGATTCTGGGTTTCTGCTTTCTATCATGGATTGAACTAATCGAAATTGAATTGGACCAATTCGAATTGGTATTTGTCAAGCCCAATCCCGAATCCTGTCTTTCAATCTGGGTTTGTAGAGTTCAGGTAGAATCTGGTTAATTCCCAACTAATTCTGACTGATCTAGAACAAGAATCAGATCGAAAAATGGCTGGATCCGATTGAGGTCCCGATTCTTTGTTTTAAAATCCTGGTTTCTACATTTCTTCACATAGAAAGTACCAGCAATGTGATGAAGCCCCGTCTGGATCGCTGGCTTGACCCAAATTCGGTTTTTGGAACTGGTTTAGGACTAAACCGGACCAGTCCAGTCAGGATTGGTCCCAATCTTCCCCCAACAAGTGGCCACACCCCATTTTTGGCTCATACCCAGACAGGGTGTTAGGACAGGTGAGCTGCCAAGCCGAGCCCCATTCATCCTTTGCGCGTGTATTGTTAACCACTTACAGTCAACTTGAATGAAAGCCTTCTTCTTTCTGGGTTTTGCTGTTTAGCACTTAAATGCTACAGGACGTCACTATTGAGGTAACGTTTCTTAATTGCCTCCAGTTGATGGTACAGACGAGAAAATAAAGATCTCTCTCTCAGACACACACACAGCCTGTAGTGTGTGTAAATGAGTTCACGAGATCCAGTTTTCCTTTGCTCTTGGTAGGATCTCATGGTTTACTATTGTTAGGGGGTTATATTACCTCGTCAACAGATGGGTTCCTTGTCAATTTTCCCTTTCCTTGGCTGCAGCTCTCTCCATCTTCTTTGTACTGAATTCGACGGAAATGAGCCCACTGAGAACAGTCCAACATAGTCAAAACATCTAGGAAAAGTTATAGCCTTCAAGGATTCTGTAGTTTTGTCATAGTGAGTGAAGCATTTATTAGGCTTAAACAAAACTTACATTTTTGGCAGCTGTGCTAAAGGCATCTTTGTGGGTGATATTGGGTTCTCTGGCCTTCAACCTCTGTATCTCTTCTCTGTCATAATTTACCAATTTAAATTCAAGTTATGAAATCCATGAGGGAAATTTTGAGGCAAGTCAAGCCCAAGTTTGGAACTGTTAATATCATATCTTACTTGATGAAGTGATTATAGGCCGATGGAGCTCGTTGCCTCTTCTCTGGGGCTGTTCAATTGTGATCAAATCCCATTAAAAAGAGGTTCAGGGCTTTAGAAACAGAATATATATCTTGGAAATGACTAAATGTTTGATGGGCTTACGCTTATTGACAATTGGGTTGGAtggtattttctcttcttcatcattgtcAGAGGAGTTCATAGGTGAAGAGTACACATCTGAAGCTTTCTCAGGCTCCAATTCTTCAACACAGACTTCTTTTGCTTGCTGCAGACACAGAATGCATATCAAATGCATCTTTACTTTTTAAAACTCTATAATATGATTTCAAACACTTTCAAGGTATAGTTTTATAATTCATTCCCTTTAATCACaatttagagttgagatcttTAGAGGGATGGGTGCCCAAAACCCACAAAATATTAGAGgttgagaagatgagatgacaaaTATAGGTAAAATAAACAATGGGTTCAAATGTTTAAGATTATGGGTGGAAGACTAAGACTGCATTTGGTATgttttcttggaatgcattatcgacctagaatgcataccaaacacagcctaagtttCACTACATGTTACTGTGAGGGCGTAGTGGTGATATTTCTATGGTTAAATTTGGAATCATCAACTTAGAAAGGTAAGACTTGTAGTATTTGTAGTAGCAGAAGCAGAGTAGGTGGTGTAACTCTAGCTGCTACTTTTTTTTTGAACAGAAGCTGCTACTTAATTAGAGACAAGAACTGTTCATGAACAGGACCTTGATATAAACTTATTAAAGAGATAATTAAGATAAGGTCTGAAGGATTGGTtacctcatcatcatcaattaggGAAGTGTTGTTGAGTGAAGCTAGGAGATGTAGAGGCAGAAATGAAGCTCTCATCATGTTTACTGAGAGGAGGCCTCCACAGTGACCACATCTCACAGTGACAACTTTCATTAAGCTGCTACAAGGGACACTAACCTGCATTTGAAGACAAAAAGGATTTCCTCAGAAGGGAATACTGAAATGACTATAGTTACAGTTATTGATTTGCTTTTGTACTGTGCAGCTTCTTATAGTGATTTTACCAatagaatggtgttgcagaagCCACAGTGTACGTAG
Protein-coding sequences here:
- the LOC122076001 gene encoding uncharacterized protein LOC122076001 isoform X4, with protein sequence MCHNHHFPCLCCHPNDYIRMYFWIIECFCMEIQVQHLIERCLLLRMSRDDCIEALAEHASIRPLITLTVWKELFKENRQFFQEYFDAVSPRPFNFNGRTVERVSRFSRRTPWK
- the LOC122076001 gene encoding uncharacterized protein LOC122076001 isoform X1, translated to MCHNHHFPCLCCHPNDYIRMYFWIIECFCMEIQVQHLIERCLLLRMSRDDCIEALAEHASIRPLITLTGLSLSLSLYLSICLCACVVSRSYWCLQCGRNYSKRTDNSFKNILMLFLQGLSISMVELLKGCRDLVGGRHGNERNRLNATPLI
- the LOC122076001 gene encoding uncharacterized protein LOC122076001 isoform X2 → MCHNHHFPCLCCHPNDYIRMVQHLIERCLLLRMSRDDCIEALAEHASIRPLITLTGLSLSLSLYLSICLCACVVSRSYWCLQCGRNYSKRTDNSFKNILMLFLQGLSISMVELLKGCRDLVGGRHGNERNRLNATPLI
- the LOC122076001 gene encoding uncharacterized protein LOC122076001 isoform X5, which codes for MCHNHHFPCLCCHPNDYIRMVQHLIERCLLLRMSRDDCIEALAEHASIRPLITLTVWKELFKENRQFFQEYFDAVSPRPFNFNGKSNHKDPHQMLCRKPFFRQH
- the LOC122076001 gene encoding uncharacterized protein LOC122076001 isoform X3 — protein: MCHNHHFPCLCCHPNDYIRMYFWIIECFCMEIQVQHLIERCLLLRMSRDDCIEALAEHASIRPLITLTVWKELFKENRQFFQEYFDAVSPRPFNFNGKSNHKDPHQMLCRKPFFRQH
- the LOC122076000 gene encoding axial regulator YABBY 4-like, translating into MSACNSFLDLQEQICYVHCGFCNTILLVSVPCSSLMKVVTVRCGHCGGLLSVNMMRASFLPLHLLASLNNTSLIDDDEQAKEVCVEELEPEKASDVYSSPMNSSDNDEEEKIPSNPIVNKPPEKRQRAPSAYNHFIKEEIQRLKAREPNITHKDAFSTAAKNWAHFRRIQYKEDGESCSQGKGKLTRNPSVDEVDVQSKGFRERRAKRHSIQGKTTLK